A region from the Polyangiaceae bacterium genome encodes:
- a CDS encoding metallophosphoesterase, with product MRAAFLTDLHLGPRATFEGKLRKMSDQAAPFLRELVSYLSGPNLPRQRPQRATPLDVLVNLGDVLEDESPEADFARYGEFVAELTRLPCPALHVAGNHDRVHLSDLQLRELWQVTGLEVDQLHYSRDIGGVHLCVLATRETKDIDVRLPAEQLEWLEKDLSQTELATVICIHHPLSDCVLDGNRWFSQAPNICRVAERKAFRRVIEASGKVLLVVNGHAHWNHFDLIAGVPYITLQSPIENLDADAPGRPAKTFGLLDVAPERALFRVFGEQPAHYQLTPSASLAERLRAAASE from the coding sequence ATGCGCGCGGCTTTCCTCACGGATCTACACCTGGGTCCTCGCGCCACCTTCGAGGGCAAGCTCCGCAAGATGAGCGACCAAGCGGCGCCTTTCTTGCGCGAGCTGGTGAGCTACCTATCGGGCCCCAACTTGCCCCGGCAGCGCCCTCAGCGCGCGACGCCTCTCGACGTGCTGGTGAACCTGGGGGACGTGCTCGAAGACGAATCGCCGGAGGCTGACTTCGCTCGCTACGGAGAGTTCGTCGCCGAGCTGACTCGCCTACCCTGCCCAGCCCTTCACGTCGCTGGCAACCACGATCGCGTCCACCTGAGCGACCTCCAGTTGCGTGAGCTGTGGCAGGTCACCGGGCTCGAGGTGGACCAGCTCCACTACTCCCGCGACATCGGCGGCGTGCACCTCTGTGTCCTCGCGACTCGCGAGACGAAGGACATCGACGTTCGTCTCCCCGCGGAACAGCTCGAGTGGCTGGAGAAGGACCTGAGTCAGACAGAGCTCGCCACGGTCATCTGCATCCATCATCCCCTCAGCGACTGTGTGCTCGACGGCAACCGCTGGTTTTCCCAGGCCCCAAACATCTGCCGCGTGGCGGAGCGCAAAGCCTTCCGCCGAGTGATCGAAGCGAGCGGAAAGGTGCTCTTGGTGGTCAACGGGCACGCCCACTGGAACCACTTCGACCTGATCGCCGGCGTCCCGTACATCACCCTGCAGAGCCCCATCGAGAACCTCGACGCAGACGCCCCAGGCCGCCCCGCGAAGACCTTCGGCCTCCTCGACGTTGCCCCAGAACGCGCCTTGTTTCGCGTGTTTGGCGAGCAACCGGCGCACTACCAGCTCACACCCTCTGCGAGCCTCGCGGAGCGCCTGAGAGCCGCCGCCTCCGAGTGA